From the Agromyces laixinhei genome, the window TGTCGATCACGAGGTAGGTGTCGGCGCTCGTGGCGCCGTCGAGGGCGTAGGCCTCGTCGGCGAGCTTCACGTGCCGGGCGTCGCGGTCCTGGTCGGCGTAGACGGCGACGGAGCCGAGACCGGCGTCACGAGCGGCCCGGATGACGCGGACGGCGATCTCGCCACGGTTGGCGATGAGGACCTTGGAGATGCGCGGCATAATGCTCAAGCCTATTGGGCTGGGCGTTCGGCTCTTTGGGCGCCTTCCACAAAAAGAGCGGATGTCTCTTGCGGGCATCGACAATCGATGTGCGGGCTCATTCGGTGGCGGGCGAGCGATTCCAGAGCGACGGCCACGCGACGCCGAGTTCGCGCACGAGGTCGCGCAGTGTCGAGAGCGAGAGGCCCACGACCGTCGACGGGTCGCCCTCGACGCGCCGGATGAACGGTCCGCCGAGGCTGTCGATCGTGAACGCGCCGGCCACGAGCAGCGGTTCGCCCGTGGCGATGTAGGCGTCGATCTCGACCTCGTCGAGGGCCGCGAAGTGCACGGTCGCGACATCAGCCCGCCCGACTGCCGCGTTCGGTCGCCCGCCGCGGTGGTCGATGAGCCAGTGCCCCGACCAGAGCTCGCCGTGGCCGCCGTTCTGGGCGAGCCAGCGCTGCCTCGCGACGTCGGGACGGTGCGGCTTTCCGTGGATCTGCCCGCCGGTCAGGAACGCGGAGTCGCCCCCGAGGATGAGGCCGTCGACGGGCGCGCCGCCGATCGTGGCACCGACGAGCGCCTCGGCCTTCGCCTGCGCGAGCACCTGTACCATGTCGCGCGCGGCGAGCGGGCCGGATCCCGCCTCGTGCGCCGCGACGACCGCATCTTCATCGACCCCCGGAGGCGCTGCGGTGGGTTCGATTCCGGCCGCGCGAAGGGTCTGCAATCGGGCGGGCGACGTCGAGGCGAGGTAGAGGCGCATGCGTCCATCCTGCCCGGCCTCGCTGCGCTGTGGAATGCTCGATGCATGCCAGAGAACCGACGCCCACGTCGAAGCGGCGGGCGCAAGCCTCCGCGATCACCGCGCCCGTCTCCGAAGCCGCCCGCCACCGACGGGCCGGTGATCGAGCTCGAGATCGAGCGCGTCGCGCACGGCGGCGTCTTCGTCGCCCGCCATGACGGGCGTGTCGTGTTCGTGGCCGACGCGATCCCCGGCGAGCGGGTCGCAGCACGGGTCAGCGACCAGGGCAAGGAGAGGTTCTGGCGAGCGGAGACCGTCGAGGTGCTCGAGGCCTCGCCCGACCGCCGCGAGCACGTGTGGTCCGAGGCATCCGTCGACCGGGCGCCTGAGCGCCGCGCCGGCGGCGCGGAGTTCGGGCACATCCGCATCGAGCGGCAGCGCGAGCTGAAGGGCGAGGTACTGCGTGAGGCGCTCTCCCGCATGGCGGGTCTCGAGGTCGCGGTCGAGGTCGCGCCGGTCGACCCGGCGCTCGCGCCGGGGGCATCGCTCGACGACGGCACCGGATGGCGCACCCGCATGCGCCTCCACGTCGGCGCCGACGGGCGGGTGGGACCGTATGCGGCGCGGAGTCACACGATCGTCCCGGTGGCATCCGTGCCACTCGCCGTTCCCGAGCTGGCCGCCCTGTCGCCGCTCGACGACCGGTTCCCCGGCGCCTCGGCGATCGATCTGGTGGCGCCGAGCGTCGGTGATCCGGCGATCGTCATGGCCTCGGTCGAGCGGATGCCGCGTGGCGTGCGCCCGACGATCGAGGAACGCGTCGGCGACCGCACGTTCCGGCTCGACCGCGACGGATTCTGGCAGGTGCACCGCGGGGCGGCGGCGACGCTCACCCGCGCGGTGCAGGAGCTCATCGACGGCGACCTCTTCGACCCGCGGGCGGCGAACCACGACCTCTACGGCGGCGTGGGGCTGCTCGCCGCTGCCGTCGGCGACCGCTTCGGCGAGACCGTGCGCATCACGACGGTCGAGTCCGATGCGCGGGCGACCGAGCACGCCGGAGCGAACCTCGCCGAATGGCTCGGTGCCCGCGCCGTGACGGCTCGCGTCGACCGGTACCTCGCGGAGCTCCTGTCCGACGGTGCCGCAGAACGGGCCGGCCTCCGCGACGCCACGATCGTGCTCGACCCGCCGCGCGCGGGCGCCGGGCGCGAGGTCGTCGAGCGACTCGCAGAGCTGCGACCGCGCCAGCTCGTGTACGTCGCGTGCGACCCCGTCGCCTTCGCCCGCGATGTCGGCCTCTTCCGCGAACGCGGCTACGAACTCGACGCGTTGCGCGCGGTCGACCTGTTCCCGAACACGCACCACGTCGAGGCGGTCGCCCGGCTCCGCGCTATCGTGTGATCGAGGAAGAGGGGGACGTCGTGGCCGGAGCGCCCACACCAGCAGCGGATTCCGCGGCGACCATCGCGATCGTCGACGACCACGAGGCCGTGCGACTCGGGTTGCGCGCGGCATGTCGAGACGCCGGGTACGAGGTCGTGGTCGATGCCGCGAGCGTGCCCGAACTGCTCGATCGTCTCGCTGGGCGCACTTGCGACGTCGTCGTGCTCGATCTGTCGCTCGGCGACGGCTCGTCGGTGACCGAGAACGTGCACGCCGTGCTCGCGACGGGCAGCGCCGTGCTCGTGCACAGCATCGCCGACCGTGTCGCGGCGGTGCGCGAATCGCTCGCGGCGGGGGCGGCGGGCGTGATTCCGAAGTCCGCGCCGACGGCAGCGGTGATCGCCGCGATCGCCACGGTGGCGCGGGGCGAGGCACTCAACAACGTCGAGTGGGCGAGTGCGATCGAGGCCGATAGCGACTTCGCGAGGGCCCAGCTCGGGCGGCGCGAACACGACGTGCTGCACCTCTATGCCTCGGGGCTGCCGTTGAAGCTCGTCGCCCTTCAGCTCGGCATCGCCCACTCGACCGCGCGCGAGTACCTCGACCGCATCCGCGCGAAGTACATCGAGGTGGGCCGTCCGGCCCCGACGAAGGTCGACCTGTTGCGCCGGGCGGTCGAGGACGGGATCCTCCCCGGCCTCGACGATGGCGGAGATGCCCGCCGTTGACTGGCGGGTGACGCGCATCGCGCGTCGCCGCTCCCCGGTGACCCGCGCGCAGGTCGAGACCGTGACGGGCCGCGCGCTCGGCCTCGTCGGCCTCGTCTTCGGAGCGCAGACCGTGCCGATGGCGCTCGAACAGGCCGACGCACTCGTACCCGGGGCCGGTATCGCCCTCATGGCCGTGCTCTACGGCGCGATCGTCGCCCTCGCTGTTGCGACCGTGACGAAGATCGCGGTGCGCACCGCGTGTTTCGCCTTCGCCGCGCTCTATGCGCTCGCGCTCGTCGCGTGGCCGTTCCTCGTCGAGAACCCGGCGGCACTCGACGGCGGTGCTCCGTGGCTCTACTACCTCTGCACGGTTGCGACCACCGCCGCCGTCGTGGCGATGCCGCCGATCTGGGCGGCCGTGTACACGGTCGTCGTGCCTGCCATCTACG encodes:
- a CDS encoding Maf family protein → MRLYLASTSPARLQTLRAAGIEPTAAPPGVDEDAVVAAHEAGSGPLAARDMVQVLAQAKAEALVGATIGGAPVDGLILGGDSAFLTGGQIHGKPHRPDVARQRWLAQNGGHGELWSGHWLIDHRGGRPNAAVGRADVATVHFAALDEVEIDAYIATGEPLLVAGAFTIDSLGGPFIRRVEGDPSTVVGLSLSTLRDLVRELGVAWPSLWNRSPATE
- a CDS encoding class I SAM-dependent RNA methyltransferase, encoding MPENRRPRRSGGRKPPRSPRPSPKPPATDGPVIELEIERVAHGGVFVARHDGRVVFVADAIPGERVAARVSDQGKERFWRAETVEVLEASPDRREHVWSEASVDRAPERRAGGAEFGHIRIERQRELKGEVLREALSRMAGLEVAVEVAPVDPALAPGASLDDGTGWRTRMRLHVGADGRVGPYAARSHTIVPVASVPLAVPELAALSPLDDRFPGASAIDLVAPSVGDPAIVMASVERMPRGVRPTIEERVGDRTFRLDRDGFWQVHRGAAATLTRAVQELIDGDLFDPRAANHDLYGGVGLLAAAVGDRFGETVRITTVESDARATEHAGANLAEWLGARAVTARVDRYLAELLSDGAAERAGLRDATIVLDPPRAGAGREVVERLAELRPRQLVYVACDPVAFARDVGLFRERGYELDALRAVDLFPNTHHVEAVARLRAIV
- a CDS encoding response regulator transcription factor; this translates as MAGAPTPAADSAATIAIVDDHEAVRLGLRAACRDAGYEVVVDAASVPELLDRLAGRTCDVVVLDLSLGDGSSVTENVHAVLATGSAVLVHSIADRVAAVRESLAAGAAGVIPKSAPTAAVIAAIATVARGEALNNVEWASAIEADSDFARAQLGRREHDVLHLYASGLPLKLVALQLGIAHSTAREYLDRIRAKYIEVGRPAPTKVDLLRRAVEDGILPGLDDGGDARR